One Petrotoga sibirica DSM 13575 genomic window carries:
- the purB gene encoding adenylosuccinate lyase: MIERYSLSPIKDIWTLDAQYKRWLEVEVAVIEAFEELNLAPKGTSRNIRQKAKLDVQKILDTEKIVDHDVIAFIKVVTEDMGDEARYFHKGLTSSDIVDTALSLAIKRAGEVILDELTKYIANLKKMAVDHKYTIIVGRTHGVHAEPTSFGLKILGFVAEEERNKERLEKAIDNISQGKLSGAVGNYANIEPKVEEIALKKLNLRPCKVSTQVLPRDLHAEFFSALAMIGSSIERLAIEIRHFQKTEVLEVEEPFKKGQRGSSAMPHKKNPILCERLTGMSRMLRSYLSSAYENISLWHERDISHSSVERVFIPDATMLTYYMLNKANYLVHNLVVHKDRMKENIEKSYNLIYSQRVLLKLVELGVSREEAYKIVQENAMKAWNERRDFKAILLEDKRVREKLSGKETLEDIFSPDYYLKNVNEIYERFNLS, translated from the coding sequence TTGATTGAAAGGTACTCTCTTTCTCCAATTAAAGACATTTGGACTTTAGATGCTCAGTATAAGAGATGGCTTGAAGTAGAAGTAGCTGTAATAGAAGCCTTCGAAGAACTGAATCTTGCTCCCAAAGGTACATCCAGAAATATTCGACAAAAAGCAAAATTAGACGTTCAAAAAATATTAGATACAGAAAAAATAGTGGATCATGACGTCATAGCCTTTATAAAAGTCGTAACTGAAGATATGGGAGATGAGGCAAGATACTTTCACAAGGGCCTGACATCATCAGATATTGTCGATACAGCTTTATCGTTAGCTATAAAAAGAGCAGGAGAGGTTATTCTTGATGAGCTAACTAAATATATAGCTAATCTGAAAAAAATGGCTGTTGATCATAAGTATACTATTATAGTTGGAAGAACCCATGGGGTACACGCCGAACCAACGTCTTTTGGATTAAAAATTTTAGGATTTGTCGCAGAAGAAGAAAGAAACAAAGAAAGGTTAGAAAAGGCTATAGATAACATTTCTCAAGGTAAACTCAGCGGAGCCGTTGGAAATTATGCTAACATAGAACCAAAAGTAGAGGAAATCGCTTTGAAAAAACTCAACCTCAGACCTTGTAAAGTATCTACTCAAGTTTTGCCAAGGGATCTTCATGCTGAATTTTTCAGCGCTTTAGCTATGATAGGAAGCAGTATAGAAAGACTTGCTATAGAAATCAGGCACTTTCAAAAAACAGAGGTCCTGGAAGTAGAAGAACCTTTTAAAAAAGGGCAACGGGGTTCTTCAGCGATGCCCCATAAGAAAAACCCCATATTGTGTGAAAGGTTGACGGGGATGTCAAGAATGCTAAGATCTTATCTATCTTCTGCTTATGAGAATATCTCCTTGTGGCACGAAAGAGATATTTCTCATTCCTCTGTAGAAAGAGTGTTTATACCGGATGCAACCATGCTTACTTACTATATGTTGAATAAAGCAAATTACCTAGTTCATAATTTAGTGGTTCACAAAGATAGAATGAAAGAAAACATAGAAAAATCTTATAATTTAATTTATTCTCAAAGGGTTTTGTTGAAGTTAGTTGAATTAGGGGTAAGCAGGGAAGAAGCTTACAAAATAGTTCAAGAAAACGCTATGAAAGCTTGGAATGAAAGACGTGATTTTAAAGCTATTTTATTGGAAGATAAAAGAGTAAGGGAAAAATTATCAGGGAAAGAAACACTTGAAGATATCTTCTCGCCTGATTATTATCTAAAAAATGTAAATGAGATTTATGAAAGGTTTAATTTATCTTGA
- a CDS encoding Lon protease family protein yields the protein MKLTLSDFKIKIPDINIDNTSEIKIGSYQDYTIQTDACEILQFALESSNDSNNVFVVGPNRSGRRDMTRKIIEKISLSQRAPQDLMYVFNFKEEKKPKLLKLPAGEAKNFKSELQSIINSSVQVLNKTMQTEEFQQRLSSLEKDYNEQREKLWSDLRKQAQALGFILEASEKGIVSVPVYNGKKISSSEFENLPEEIKEYFRKNSEKLRELIEKTMVKITEMDKEYWEEVKNLRRYWAAFSLTKLFEPLEKKYLKYSDVFEYLQNLKEDIASHLSQLTSENQNLITYLKEKRYNVNIVVDNSYLQGAPVIEEDNPTFSNLVGRIEYYSQMGLLQTDFTMIKSGAFHRANGGYLIMEAEKVLKKPYAWEVIKRVLAEKEVKIENIQTAEGYSSFESLEPEPLSLAVKVILIGEEWVYDLLRLYDSEFEKLFPIKSQFDYETDLNNDNLNRFLAFLSNTVEENDISHFTKDAIKEIIKYSCRLNGNNKRFSLKLGEIKNLLIDSFNISQKNGTSPYITSKDIKDTIKFREKMFSFHKKKLFNAIKEKKIDIRIEGSEIGQINGLTVLDTGDFTFGHPVKITAKSYRSSSEKIINIHRDIDLSGKIYKKSSLIIENYFKHKFSSFIETGFGVSLNFEQVYTLIEGDSATIAETLALMSSIANIPLKQNIAITGSMNQNGEVLPVGGIIEKIEGFYDACKNLNFTGDQGVIIPSKNIDNIVLKDEINEDIQNGKFHIWAIDNIDEGIELMTGYKAGIPNEKGEYEEGTFYYYVSENLKKLSKEEKKGKNEEENK from the coding sequence ATGAAACTTACTTTAAGTGATTTTAAAATTAAAATCCCCGACATAAACATCGATAACACCTCAGAAATTAAAATTGGTTCTTATCAAGATTACACCATACAAACGGATGCATGTGAAATACTGCAATTTGCCTTGGAAAGCAGCAACGATTCAAACAACGTTTTCGTAGTTGGTCCAAATCGTAGCGGTAGAAGAGATATGACGCGGAAGATAATAGAAAAAATATCTTTATCTCAAAGAGCCCCTCAAGATCTTATGTATGTTTTTAATTTCAAGGAAGAAAAGAAACCCAAGCTGTTGAAACTGCCCGCAGGAGAAGCTAAAAATTTCAAATCTGAATTACAATCTATTATTAATTCGTCTGTACAAGTTTTAAATAAGACTATGCAAACAGAAGAATTTCAACAAAGGTTAAGCTCATTAGAAAAAGATTACAATGAACAGAGGGAAAAATTATGGTCTGATCTAAGAAAACAGGCTCAAGCTCTTGGTTTTATACTTGAGGCTTCTGAAAAAGGTATAGTGAGTGTTCCAGTGTACAATGGCAAAAAAATAAGCAGTTCTGAGTTTGAAAACCTTCCAGAAGAGATAAAAGAGTACTTTCGAAAAAATTCAGAGAAGTTGAGAGAATTAATTGAAAAAACTATGGTAAAGATCACGGAGATGGATAAAGAATACTGGGAAGAAGTCAAAAACTTACGACGTTATTGGGCTGCATTTAGCTTAACTAAGCTTTTTGAGCCCCTTGAAAAGAAATATCTTAAATATTCGGATGTTTTTGAATACCTTCAAAACTTAAAAGAAGACATAGCTTCTCACCTATCCCAATTAACTTCCGAAAATCAAAACCTAATAACTTATCTTAAAGAAAAAAGATACAACGTCAACATTGTAGTGGATAATTCTTATCTACAAGGCGCTCCTGTCATAGAAGAAGACAATCCTACTTTTTCCAATTTGGTTGGTAGAATAGAGTATTATTCACAAATGGGACTCCTTCAAACTGATTTTACAATGATAAAATCGGGAGCTTTTCACAGGGCAAACGGTGGTTATCTAATAATGGAAGCAGAAAAAGTTTTAAAAAAACCTTACGCTTGGGAGGTAATTAAGAGAGTTTTAGCGGAAAAAGAAGTGAAAATTGAAAATATTCAGACCGCTGAAGGCTATTCGAGTTTTGAAAGTTTGGAACCAGAACCGTTATCTTTAGCCGTTAAAGTGATACTTATTGGAGAAGAATGGGTGTACGATTTATTAAGACTTTACGATAGTGAATTTGAAAAACTTTTCCCTATAAAATCACAATTTGACTATGAGACAGATTTAAATAACGATAATTTGAATAGATTTTTAGCCTTCTTAAGCAACACAGTTGAAGAAAACGATATCTCACATTTTACAAAAGATGCGATTAAGGAGATTATCAAGTACAGTTGTAGGTTGAATGGAAACAACAAAAGGTTCTCTTTAAAATTGGGAGAAATTAAAAATCTACTAATTGACTCTTTCAATATTTCTCAAAAAAATGGAACATCCCCATACATAACCTCCAAAGATATAAAAGACACTATAAAGTTTAGAGAAAAGATGTTTTCATTTCATAAGAAAAAATTATTCAATGCAATAAAAGAGAAAAAGATTGACATAAGGATTGAAGGCTCTGAAATTGGACAAATTAATGGATTAACTGTTTTGGATACAGGAGATTTCACCTTTGGCCATCCAGTCAAGATAACAGCAAAAAGTTACAGATCCTCTTCTGAAAAAATCATAAACATCCACAGAGATATCGATTTAAGCGGAAAAATATACAAAAAATCCTCATTGATAATAGAAAACTATTTCAAACACAAATTTTCTTCTTTCATAGAAACAGGCTTCGGTGTTTCTTTAAATTTCGAACAAGTTTATACCCTCATCGAAGGAGATAGCGCTACAATAGCAGAAACGCTGGCTTTAATGTCTTCTATAGCTAACATTCCATTGAAACAAAATATTGCCATTACCGGATCTATGAATCAAAACGGAGAAGTTTTACCGGTTGGAGGAATAATCGAGAAAATAGAAGGATTTTACGATGCCTGTAAAAATCTTAATTTTACAGGAGACCAAGGGGTGATTATTCCAAGTAAGAATATCGATAATATCGTATTGAAAGACGAAATAAACGAAGATATACAAAATGGGAAGTTCCATATTTGGGCTATTGATAATATAGACGAAGGGATCGAACTAATGACAGGCTACAAAGCAGGAATACCAAACGAAAAGGGAGAATATGAAGAAGGTACATTTTATTACTATGTGAGTGAAAACCTCAAGAAATTATCAAAAGAAGAGAAAAAAGGAAAAAACGAAGAAGAAAACAAATAA